A portion of the Paenibacillus sp. PvR098 genome contains these proteins:
- a CDS encoding DHH family phosphoesterase, whose amino-acid sequence MPKFLLKRWHGMHIVWIFVLLSALTLTLFLYQWVIALIALILCCILGYYTLKAEQAFHEDLNHYVSTLSHRVKRAGSEVIHGLPFGIVLYNEDKVIEWHNPFVAQMLGKDSLIGESLQELFPALNNRKDKELKLEISMNSSIYEVQINPAERLLYLTDITQLKSLQLSYDEEKLALGIVMLDNLDEATQGLDDQTRSIMMAKVTGEITEWAQKHHVYLRRTASDRYLVLMDQRGLKALEQSRFEILDDVRDITIEHKLPLTLSIGIASGTASITELGHWAQTSLDMALGRGGDQAAVKVGERLSFYGGRSNALEKRTRVRARVISHALRDLIKDCDKVIIMGHKHPDMDAIGAAIGVLKMAHVSNKEGYIVLEGVNPSIEKLMETIYEDEKLNRWFITPEQALQITNSRSLAVVVDTHRAVMTPEPRLLQLTPWKVVVDHHRRSEDYIQDATLVYMEPYASSTCELVTELLQYFHERITMGVLDATALLAGIVVDTKSFSLRTGARTFEAASFLRRNGADSSMIQQLLKEDLEYFIQKAEVIKDAVVIFDHIALAVNESGRKYSQLLIAQVADTLLTMTGIMASFVISERPDGLIGISARSLGQMNVQLVMEKMGGGGHLTNAATQIEGTVAEAAQRLKQVLNEIHAEEGLLE is encoded by the coding sequence ATGCCGAAGTTCCTGTTGAAGCGATGGCATGGGATGCATATTGTATGGATTTTTGTCTTGCTGAGCGCTTTGACCTTGACTCTTTTTCTATACCAATGGGTTATTGCTCTCATTGCCTTGATTTTGTGCTGCATTCTCGGGTATTACACACTAAAGGCGGAGCAGGCTTTCCATGAGGACTTAAACCACTATGTGTCCACGTTGTCGCATCGGGTCAAGCGTGCGGGAAGCGAAGTGATTCACGGGCTACCGTTTGGCATTGTGCTTTACAACGAGGATAAAGTCATCGAGTGGCACAACCCTTTCGTAGCTCAGATGCTGGGTAAGGATTCACTCATCGGTGAATCCCTCCAGGAGTTGTTTCCAGCGCTCAACAATCGTAAGGATAAAGAACTTAAGCTTGAAATTTCAATGAATAGCAGCATCTATGAAGTGCAGATCAATCCGGCAGAGCGGCTGCTTTATTTGACCGACATTACGCAGCTGAAGTCGCTTCAGCTCAGCTATGACGAAGAGAAACTTGCACTGGGTATCGTGATGCTGGACAATCTGGATGAAGCTACACAGGGGCTTGATGACCAAACACGCAGCATCATGATGGCTAAAGTCACCGGTGAAATTACGGAATGGGCTCAAAAGCATCATGTCTATCTTCGCCGGACCGCCTCGGACCGGTATCTCGTACTGATGGACCAAAGAGGACTGAAGGCGTTGGAGCAATCTCGCTTTGAGATCCTGGATGACGTTCGCGATATTACGATTGAGCATAAGCTGCCGTTGACGCTGAGTATTGGTATTGCTTCAGGCACTGCATCTATAACCGAGCTCGGGCACTGGGCCCAAACGAGCTTGGATATGGCGCTCGGCCGAGGAGGAGACCAGGCTGCTGTGAAGGTAGGGGAGCGGCTGTCATTCTATGGGGGACGCTCCAATGCGCTCGAGAAGCGGACGCGGGTTAGGGCTCGAGTGATTTCTCATGCGCTTCGCGACCTGATTAAGGATTGCGATAAGGTCATTATCATGGGCCATAAACATCCTGATATGGATGCGATCGGGGCAGCCATCGGCGTATTGAAGATGGCGCATGTCAGCAACAAAGAAGGTTATATTGTGCTTGAGGGAGTGAATCCTTCCATCGAGAAGCTGATGGAGACGATCTACGAGGACGAAAAGCTGAACCGGTGGTTTATTACCCCGGAACAAGCGCTGCAGATTACGAATTCGCGATCTCTGGCCGTTGTCGTGGACACGCATCGGGCGGTGATGACACCGGAACCACGGCTGCTGCAGTTGACGCCTTGGAAGGTGGTTGTGGACCATCACCGGCGCAGTGAGGATTACATTCAAGACGCTACTTTGGTTTATATGGAGCCCTATGCATCTTCCACATGTGAGCTGGTGACGGAGCTGCTCCAATATTTTCACGAGCGTATCACGATGGGTGTGCTTGATGCGACGGCCTTGCTGGCGGGTATTGTCGTGGATACGAAAAGCTTTAGTCTCCGTACGGGGGCAAGGACGTTTGAAGCGGCGTCTTTCTTACGTCGGAACGGAGCGGATTCATCTATGATCCAGCAGCTGTTGAAGGAAGATTTGGAGTATTTCATTCAAAAAGCCGAGGTCATTAAGGACGCAGTCGTCATCTTCGATCATATTGCGCTTGCGGTAAACGAGTCGGGACGTAAATATTCTCAGTTGCTCATAGCCCAAGTTGCTGATACATTGTTAACTATGACGGGAATCATGGCCTCATTTGTCATCAGCGAAAGACCGGACGGTCTAATTGGGATCAGTGCAAGATCGCTCGGACAGATGAACGTCCAACTGGTCATGGAGAAGATGGGCGGAGGCGGCCATTTGACCAATGCGGCTACGCAGATCGAAGGTACGGTGGCAGAGGCTGCACAGCGGCTCAAGCAAGTTTTAAATGAGATTCATGCAGAGGAGGGGTTGCTCGAATGA
- the rplI gene encoding 50S ribosomal protein L9, which produces MKVILLKDVKGQGKKGEIKEVSEGYANNFLFKQNLAAPATDGSMKVLDQQKKAEDRKKAQEKADAQEVGRKLGELTVQLKAKSGADGRLFGAVSNKQVAEAVDKMGIKLDKRKIVMDEPIRALGVTEVVVKLHPEVTAKLKVHVVKE; this is translated from the coding sequence ATGAAAGTGATATTGCTGAAAGATGTGAAGGGCCAAGGAAAAAAAGGAGAAATAAAAGAAGTTTCCGAGGGCTATGCTAATAATTTTTTATTCAAACAAAACCTGGCGGCTCCGGCTACCGATGGATCCATGAAGGTGCTGGATCAGCAGAAGAAAGCCGAGGACCGGAAGAAGGCACAGGAGAAGGCCGATGCGCAGGAGGTTGGGCGGAAGCTGGGAGAGCTAACCGTTCAGCTGAAGGCGAAGTCAGGGGCGGACGGCCGTTTGTTCGGAGCCGTTTCGAACAAGCAGGTGGCCGAAGCAGTTGATAAGATGGGGATTAAACTGGATAAGCGGAAGATCGTGATGGACGAACCGATCCGCGCGCTGGGCGTGACGGAAGTCGTCGTGAAGCTTCACCCGGAAGTGACTGCGAAGCTGAAAGTTCACGTGGTGAAAGAGTAA
- the rpsR gene encoding 30S ribosomal protein S18, producing MAFEKRERSEDRGERGERKFSGRGKKGGKRRKVCYFTVNKIKHIDYKDIETLKKFISERGKILPRRVTGTSAKYQRALTIAIKRSRQIALLPYTTE from the coding sequence ATGGCATTCGAAAAAAGAGAACGCTCTGAAGATCGCGGCGAACGCGGCGAAAGAAAATTCAGCGGCCGTGGCAAAAAAGGCGGCAAGCGCCGTAAAGTTTGTTACTTTACTGTAAATAAAATCAAGCACATTGACTATAAAGATATTGAGACGCTCAAGAAGTTTATCAGCGAGCGCGGCAAGATTCTTCCTCGTCGTGTGACTGGTACATCCGCTAAATATCAGCGTGCATTGACGATCGCGATCAAGCGCTCCCGTCAAATCGCTTTGCTGCCTTATACAACGGAGTAA
- the rpsF gene encoding 30S ribosomal protein S6 — protein sequence MRKYEVMYIIRPDLEQEAVQATVEKFQNIINNGGEITKHDLMGKRRLAYEINKHRDGHFVLVHFNANNEVISELDRVMKISDEIIRYLIVKDVA from the coding sequence ATGCGCAAATACGAAGTGATGTACATCATCCGTCCTGATCTGGAACAAGAAGCGGTTCAGGCTACGGTGGAGAAGTTCCAAAACATCATCAACAACGGTGGCGAAATTACGAAGCACGACCTGATGGGTAAGCGCCGTCTTGCGTATGAGATCAACAAGCATCGTGACGGTCATTTTGTGTTGGTTCATTTCAACGCTAATAATGAAGTAATCAGCGAGCTTGACCGCGTAATGAAGATTTCCGACGAAATCATTCGTTACCTGATCGTTAAAGACGTAGCTTAA
- a CDS encoding YjzC family protein: protein MGEWSQFRPGDSAPNDGEYMEVGENAFHMGINNPKMITLNKGDRFPDTTNHNRKWKKVFRG from the coding sequence ATGGGTGAATGGTCGCAATTCCGGCCGGGCGACAGTGCTCCGAACGACGGCGAATATATGGAAGTGGGCGAAAACGCCTTCCATATGGGTATTAACAATCCTAAAATGATCACATTGAACAAAGGGGATCGATTCCCGGACACAACGAACCACAACCGAAAGTGGAAAAAAGTGTT
- a CDS encoding MazG-like family protein — MDREVDLAKRAKIIEWLKTELVDQMAHLLKGIWEGSHHKIVDGLASLIACCYILGRRLGISLRNLDEAVLDKMKKHREEGHQLEEWYGDITALEDHLRKR; from the coding sequence ATGGATCGAGAAGTTGATTTGGCCAAGCGGGCCAAAATTATCGAATGGCTGAAAACCGAACTTGTGGATCAGATGGCCCATCTGCTCAAAGGCATATGGGAGGGCAGTCATCACAAAATCGTTGACGGGCTGGCAAGTCTGATTGCCTGCTGTTATATTCTCGGACGTCGACTCGGCATCTCTCTACGTAATTTGGATGAAGCGGTTCTGGACAAAATGAAGAAGCATCGTGAAGAAGGACATCAACTAGAAGAATGGTACGGAGACATTACCGCTTTGGAAGATCATTTGCGTAAGAGGTGA
- a CDS encoding CBS domain-containing protein, protein MNIAFFLVPKDDVIYLSPHSTMRQALERMEYHRFSAVPLIDENGKYVGTITEGDLLWKLKRSPDIGFENAHKVQLKDVPQHMAIKPVRIDQQMADLITLATNQNYVPVIDDNEVFIGIIRRREIIDYCFKLWQSEQRV, encoded by the coding sequence TTGAACATCGCATTTTTTTTGGTGCCTAAGGATGACGTTATTTATTTATCTCCTCATTCCACTATGCGTCAAGCACTCGAACGAATGGAGTATCACCGATTTTCGGCCGTTCCTCTTATTGATGAGAATGGGAAATACGTCGGAACCATTACCGAAGGGGATTTATTGTGGAAGCTCAAGCGTTCGCCTGACATCGGATTTGAGAACGCACACAAAGTGCAATTGAAGGATGTACCTCAGCATATGGCGATTAAACCGGTACGGATTGATCAGCAAATGGCGGACTTGATTACGCTAGCCACGAATCAGAATTATGTTCCCGTGATTGACGACAATGAAGTATTCATAGGTATAATCCGCCGAAGGGAAATCATAGATTATTGCTTTAAACTGTGGCAGTCCGAACAACGGGTTTGA
- a CDS encoding DUF2232 domain-containing protein — MEESQKKRMLGWSIAYIILLLTIFLPPLNLITAALLMVPVLVMYVKLGTKRFLVHYGVCLAIVYLITSLLLAGWLGALLVSISLFFLPPVIQMGNLYKKSAPARTVLTVGAVTLLAQLLLTLVMTQMFGLNPVGRLKQFMVDSVKTLPAELQSMMGVDPDTLVHMMVLMLPLYMIGFSLFYVVVSHTLARRLLVRSGESIPAFKPVKDWMLPKSFVWFYLIALVMEMFVSDTKSMSYTVLLNLLPLLTFVFSIQAISFLFYVAHVKRWNRTLPIVGILLLLVFPPASFMFSLLGIFDVAFPIRDRLTRK, encoded by the coding sequence TTGGAAGAATCTCAAAAGAAGCGAATGCTCGGCTGGAGCATCGCTTATATCATTTTGCTTTTAACCATTTTTTTACCTCCGCTGAATTTGATAACGGCAGCACTTCTCATGGTTCCCGTGCTGGTAATGTATGTGAAGCTGGGCACTAAGCGGTTTTTGGTACATTATGGGGTCTGCTTGGCCATCGTTTATTTAATAACATCACTGCTTTTGGCAGGCTGGCTTGGGGCGCTGCTCGTATCGATATCGCTTTTCTTTTTACCGCCGGTCATCCAGATGGGCAACCTGTACAAAAAAAGTGCCCCAGCGCGAACCGTTCTTACAGTGGGCGCGGTTACACTTCTGGCGCAGCTGCTGCTTACCCTTGTCATGACTCAGATGTTTGGGCTCAATCCGGTGGGAAGACTGAAGCAGTTCATGGTGGATAGCGTGAAGACACTTCCTGCGGAGCTGCAGAGCATGATGGGAGTCGATCCGGACACCCTGGTGCATATGATGGTACTGATGCTGCCGCTGTATATGATCGGATTTTCACTCTTTTACGTAGTCGTGTCCCATACTCTGGCGCGCAGGCTGCTTGTCCGTTCGGGAGAATCCATTCCTGCCTTTAAGCCGGTCAAAGACTGGATGCTGCCGAAATCGTTCGTTTGGTTTTATTTGATCGCGCTGGTTATGGAAATGTTCGTAAGCGACACGAAATCGATGTCATACACGGTGCTCTTGAACTTGCTGCCGTTGTTGACTTTTGTATTCTCCATTCAAGCGATTTCCTTCTTATTCTATGTGGCGCATGTGAAGCGCTGGAATAGGACACTGCCGATTGTTGGGATTCTGCTGCTCTTGGTATTCCCGCCGGCGTCTTTTATGTTTAGTCTGCTTGGTATATTCGATGTGGCGTTTCCGATCCGTGATCGTTTGACCCGCAAGTGA
- the ssb gene encoding single-stranded DNA-binding protein yields the protein MLNRVILIGRLTRDPELRYTPAGVAVTQFTLAVDRPFSSNQGQREADFIPVVTWRQLAETCANYLRKGRLAAVEGRIQVRNYDNNEGRRVYVTEVIADNVRFLESANSGGNREDGMGVGTGSGGDGGDTRGGYGGGRNQQQDPFQDDGKPIDISDDDLPF from the coding sequence ATGTTGAATCGTGTGATTCTGATCGGAAGACTGACACGTGACCCCGAATTGCGCTATACGCCGGCAGGTGTGGCTGTAACCCAGTTCACGCTTGCAGTAGACCGACCTTTCTCAAGTAATCAAGGCCAACGTGAAGCGGATTTTATTCCGGTTGTAACTTGGCGCCAGCTCGCAGAGACTTGTGCGAATTATCTTCGCAAAGGTCGATTGGCTGCAGTGGAAGGCCGTATTCAAGTGAGAAACTATGACAACAATGAAGGACGTCGCGTCTACGTGACGGAGGTCATTGCGGACAACGTGCGTTTCTTGGAGTCGGCTAACAGCGGCGGCAATCGCGAAGATGGTATGGGAGTGGGTACTGGAAGCGGCGGTGATGGAGGCGATACCCGTGGAGGTTACGGCGGAGGACGCAACCAACAGCAGGATCCTTTCCAGGATGACGGTAAACCGATTGATATCTCTGATGATGATTTGCCGTTCTAA
- the dnaB gene encoding replicative DNA helicase — protein sequence MNENLFMDRIPPQNIEAEQAVLGAILLDGEALVTSMERVTSDDFYRGAHQRIYEAMIEIAEANEPVDLITLTARLQDKKQLEEVGGISYLSELANAVPTAANIDYYAQIVEEKSMLRRLIRAATQIVTNGYSGEDEVGILLSDAEQRIMEISQARSGSGFIAIKDVLMEVFDKVEFLFNQKGSTTGVRSGFTDLDKMTSGFQRSDLIIVAARPSVGKTAFALNIAQNVGVREKETVAIFSLEMGAPQLVQRMICAEANVDAGRMRTGFLEPDDWEKLTMAIGSLSEANIYIDDSPSVTVADIRAKCRRLKKEKGLGMILIDYLQLIHGRGKGDNRQQEVSEISRTLKQIARELDVPVIALSQLSRGVEQRQDKRPMMSDLRESGSIEQDADIVAFLYRDDYYDKESEKKNIIEIIIAKQRNGPVGTVELAFLKNYNKFVSLDRSHQELAMAR from the coding sequence ATGAACGAGAATTTGTTTATGGATCGAATCCCTCCGCAGAATATAGAAGCCGAGCAGGCCGTGCTCGGCGCTATTTTGCTTGACGGCGAAGCGCTGGTCACGTCGATGGAACGGGTGACGAGTGACGACTTCTACCGCGGTGCACATCAGCGGATTTACGAAGCCATGATCGAGATAGCGGAGGCAAACGAGCCAGTCGATCTTATTACGCTGACCGCCCGGCTGCAGGATAAGAAGCAGCTGGAGGAGGTCGGGGGAATCAGCTATCTGTCGGAGCTCGCCAATGCAGTGCCTACGGCAGCCAACATCGACTACTATGCACAGATTGTAGAAGAGAAGTCGATGCTGCGGCGTTTGATCCGTGCGGCTACGCAGATTGTTACGAACGGGTACTCCGGCGAAGATGAAGTGGGAATACTTTTGAGCGACGCGGAACAGCGCATTATGGAAATTTCGCAGGCTCGTTCGGGTTCAGGCTTCATCGCGATCAAGGATGTGCTGATGGAGGTCTTTGACAAAGTGGAGTTCCTCTTCAATCAGAAGGGGAGCACCACCGGGGTTCGATCCGGTTTTACTGACTTGGACAAGATGACCTCGGGCTTCCAGAGGTCGGACCTGATCATCGTTGCGGCACGGCCTTCCGTAGGGAAGACGGCGTTCGCTTTGAATATTGCACAGAATGTCGGGGTACGCGAGAAAGAGACCGTCGCCATCTTCAGTTTGGAGATGGGTGCGCCTCAGCTTGTGCAGCGGATGATTTGCGCGGAGGCGAACGTCGATGCAGGTCGGATGCGGACAGGCTTCTTGGAACCGGACGATTGGGAGAAGCTGACGATGGCCATCGGCTCGCTCTCTGAGGCTAATATCTATATTGACGATTCCCCATCCGTCACGGTAGCTGATATTCGGGCAAAGTGCCGCCGCTTGAAGAAGGAGAAGGGGCTCGGAATGATCCTGATCGACTATCTGCAGCTCATTCACGGACGCGGCAAAGGTGATAACCGTCAACAAGAGGTATCGGAGATTTCCCGGACGCTGAAACAGATTGCGCGTGAGCTAGACGTTCCGGTTATCGCGCTGTCTCAGTTGAGTCGGGGTGTGGAGCAGCGGCAGGATAAGCGACCGATGATGTCTGACCTTCGGGAATCGGGATCGATCGAGCAGGATGCCGATATTGTGGCATTCTTGTACCGTGACGACTATTACGACAAAGAGTCGGAGAAGAAGAACATTATCGAGATCATTATCGCAAAGCAGCGGAATGGTCCGGTCGGGACGGTGGAGCTCGCCTTCCTGAAAAATTATAACAAGTTTGTAAGCCTAGACCGATCCCATCAGGAGCTAGCTATGGCGCGGTAA